One Desulfovibrio fairfieldensis genomic window carries:
- a CDS encoding methylated-DNA--[protein]-cysteine S-methyltransferase — protein MMYTQHYDLPLIGGVSLVEEDGRILALDLICKDGGRKSGPLAANAADEETPLLREAERQLKAYLAGRLRDFDLPLTPRGTPFQQKVWAALTAIPYGETRSYKQVAEAVDCPKGCRAVGMANNRNPIAIVIPCHRVIGADGALVGYGGGLPIKECLLRLEGCL, from the coding sequence ATGATGTACACGCAGCACTATGACCTGCCCCTGATCGGCGGGGTTTCCCTGGTGGAGGAGGACGGCCGCATCCTGGCCCTGGACCTGATCTGCAAGGACGGCGGCCGTAAATCCGGCCCGCTGGCGGCCAATGCCGCCGACGAGGAAACGCCCCTGCTGCGCGAGGCCGAACGCCAGCTCAAAGCCTATCTGGCGGGCAGGCTGCGGGACTTTGATCTGCCCCTGACCCCCAGGGGCACGCCGTTCCAGCAAAAGGTCTGGGCCGCGCTGACCGCCATTCCTTACGGCGAGACGCGCAGCTACAAGCAGGTCGCCGAAGCCGTGGACTGCCCCAAGGGCTGCCGGGCCGTGGGCATGGCCAACAATCGCAATCCCATCGCCATAGTGATTCCCTGCCACCGGGTCATCGGGGCCGACGGCGCGCTGGTGGGCTATGGCGGCGGCCTGCCCATCAAGGAATGCCTGCTGCGCCTGGAAGGCTGCCTTTAA
- a CDS encoding MFS transporter, which produces MDKKKILLLSLGHLSCDVNGGALPAVLPFLRASYGLSYQATGGLMFAYSCLSSIIQPLFGWLSDRFSKPWFIPLGVLLAGCGLAAVGFMRDYWAIFAAIAVSGVGAALFHPEGARYANKVSGQSKGVGLSIFSIGGNSGFVLGPLLVTGCVGYFGMSGTAVFACLAVCMASILLWQIVRMTGLATGAAVVPVPSAPPTESVASENPQAAAAPVDPVASGAPAAEGADGDSEILGRNNWREFSKLTVAIVARSTLFVGFNTFIPLYWVNVFGQSKAAGALALTFFCTCGVISNIIGGLLSDRYGCTRIIRLAFVLMAPVVFAFSLAGNLYAAFALLPFLGFVLYAPFSSLVVLGQKLLARNIGFASGVTLGLATSMGGMAAPCLGWIADNYGLARAIQCLGLVAVLGALFAFLLSSSKAPGRARGAAA; this is translated from the coding sequence ATGGACAAAAAGAAAATCCTTCTCCTTTCGCTGGGGCATCTCTCCTGCGACGTGAACGGCGGCGCCCTGCCCGCCGTGCTGCCGTTTCTGCGGGCCAGCTACGGCCTGAGCTATCAGGCCACGGGCGGCCTGATGTTTGCCTATTCCTGCCTTTCGTCCATCATCCAGCCCCTGTTCGGCTGGCTCTCGGACCGCTTTTCCAAGCCCTGGTTCATTCCCCTGGGCGTGCTGCTGGCCGGTTGCGGCCTGGCGGCCGTGGGCTTCATGCGGGACTACTGGGCCATTTTCGCGGCCATCGCGGTCAGCGGCGTCGGCGCGGCGCTCTTCCATCCCGAAGGCGCGCGCTATGCCAATAAGGTGTCCGGCCAGAGCAAGGGCGTGGGCCTGAGCATCTTTTCCATCGGCGGCAACAGCGGCTTTGTGCTGGGGCCGTTGCTGGTCACGGGCTGCGTGGGCTATTTCGGCATGAGCGGCACGGCGGTTTTTGCCTGCCTTGCCGTGTGCATGGCCTCCATCCTGCTCTGGCAGATCGTGCGCATGACCGGCCTTGCAACCGGCGCGGCCGTTGTGCCCGTCCCGTCCGCGCCCCCGACCGAATCCGTTGCGAGCGAAAATCCGCAGGCCGCTGCCGCCCCTGTTGACCCTGTTGCGTCTGGTGCGCCCGCCGCCGAGGGCGCGGATGGGGACTCTGAAATCCTCGGCCGCAACAACTGGCGGGAGTTTTCCAAGCTGACCGTCGCCATTGTGGCCCGTTCCACCCTGTTTGTGGGCTTCAATACCTTTATTCCGCTGTACTGGGTCAATGTCTTCGGGCAGTCCAAGGCCGCCGGGGCGCTGGCCCTGACTTTTTTCTGCACCTGCGGGGTGATCAGCAACATCATCGGCGGCCTGCTCTCGGACCGCTACGGCTGCACCAGGATCATCCGTCTGGCCTTTGTGCTCATGGCTCCGGTGGTTTTCGCCTTCAGCCTGGCGGGCAATCTTTACGCGGCCTTCGCCCTTCTGCCCTTTCTGGGCTTCGTGCTCTATGCGCCTTTCAGCTCCCTGGTGGTGCTGGGCCAGAAGCTGCTGGCCAGGAACATCGGCTTTGCCTCGGGCGTGACCCTGGGCCTGGCTACCAGCATGGGCGGCATGGCCGCGCCATGCCTGGGCTGGATCGCCGACAATTACGGCCTGGCGCGGGCCATCCAGTGCCTGGGCCTGGTGGCCGTGCTGGGCGCGCTGTTCGCTTTTCTGCTGTCCTCGTCCAAAGCGCCCGGCCGGGCGCGGGGAGCCGCCGCATGA
- a CDS encoding PAS domain-containing protein, which yields MGKDAFPSSDRLSLILDHAPVAVYVSALDTWEILYANRLAAELLGCWPGCGATCYGLMGFERPCPFCRVGEMSDTEPHVREHVRGGRVYQLSGKVIDWAGIPAHLEYIHDITEEKRAEEASTALTRELRSLLDNMPGGLCVYRFDGEKLSPVFHNPGFYSLLGYSDEHIARTRRETDYLNVHPEDVEALKAGIAAAIADEGVARHAYRVFHDGKKEYIWVQLELAARRQADGTFLLYGVYSDITERHQLESRLAEAHEKTQDIINAIPGGVVIYKVSDIFETVYFSDGVPELSGYTVREYHELIKGDAAEMTYPEDTAMVVGKLRHALARNEIADFEFRKKHKDGHAVWVHIQAKKVGEEGGFPLLQCVFHNVSALRKTQQEMEHLVNSIPGGIAVYNVTDTLTPVFCSEGVAALSGYTKEEYQALRGNDAFQAVYEEDRERVRAAVLRAVRSGDPVEISYRILHKDGRLVWLHLNGRRMGALTDTSTFYAVFTGMSAESKLYQSLANEAADGIYVIGREDYSLLYVNERVNLFIDEKALTSGRKCHAALHGRRKPCEFCNLDRRNDGRKRQDMVIPGSDRIYATATRETDWNGIPAYVRYVTDITEKVRTRKEKERLERYYQTLIRHLPGGITVLRCAADGAIVPEFISDGFAAMTGMTLEQAYALYGSDAGAGVHPEDGEYVLARIRGLVETGQDSCETVYRLRKGEQGYIWVKNISALIPDEDGNARIYAVFSDVTEDMNERAELSRRYNNMLIEHHKGLTHGEIITGHCNITRNFIIEITDQTNSRLLETFGTVREPFFTGLAGLVVDENERRVFLERFLAPPLRAAFARDEVKHELECFVKLPTETQGRYVRVVVKLVVSPDSGDLIGVLSVLDVTEQKISEQILNRLSHASYDFLADVDLRRDRYKVLSFNHQASALPPSEGGYTAQAAYLFQSLVVPKDKEICARMLDLGYMRQRLEKEGSYSFHYSLTDENGEILTKNMVVFSIDKKLGRVCLSRTDITESVREQKALLNMLAYTFDLAGFLNLATGGFVIHTRETVLRNLAPYTTEDFDLALEKFIRHADTEEGQDEIRGQLSVEVMLARLAEHPEGYEFTFPCRSDAGLRHKQISVLWGGENHQTVCLVRADVTDVLRADQQTREQLKNALTLAREASQAKTDFLSSMSHDIRTPMNAIVGMTELALARRDNPVQIDESLAVIRTASEHLLRLINDILDMSRIESGHIVLVKELFSQREEVEKIVTRALALAGKKGLAFSHSFQVRHDKCIGDILRIHQILENLISNAVKFTPEGGRVSLAVTELPQKNGQIGWYRFVVADTGIGIGPEDIPHIFEVFFRVENLRVGHTEGTGLGLSIIKNIVDYKGGTIKVESEPGQGTRFTVDLPLHLADAPDAQAPPEVAESAEENVDISGLRVLLVEDNEVNQLVAQRILESEGVAVSIADNGKAGWEAFESSAPDAFDAVFMDIQMPVMDGYEATRAIRRSGHARAADIPVIAMTANAFAGDVRRCLNAGMNAHIAKPIEPGKLFELLWKHTRGRAS from the coding sequence ATGGGCAAGGATGCATTTCCATCCAGTGACAGATTATCGCTGATTCTGGACCATGCGCCGGTGGCGGTATATGTCAGCGCGCTTGATACCTGGGAAATACTCTATGCCAACCGGCTGGCGGCGGAACTGCTGGGCTGTTGGCCCGGCTGCGGGGCCACCTGCTACGGCCTGATGGGCTTTGAGCGGCCCTGCCCTTTTTGCCGGGTCGGCGAAATGAGCGATACGGAACCCCATGTGCGGGAGCATGTTCGTGGGGGCCGCGTGTACCAGCTCAGCGGCAAGGTCATTGACTGGGCCGGCATCCCCGCCCATCTGGAATACATTCACGATATTACCGAGGAAAAACGGGCCGAAGAGGCCAGTACGGCCCTGACGCGGGAATTACGCTCGCTGCTGGACAATATGCCCGGCGGCCTGTGCGTCTACCGTTTCGACGGCGAAAAACTTTCCCCGGTCTTTCACAATCCCGGCTTTTACAGCCTCCTCGGCTACTCGGACGAGCACATTGCCCGCACGCGGCGGGAAACCGATTACCTGAACGTGCATCCCGAAGATGTGGAAGCCCTGAAGGCAGGCATAGCGGCGGCCATCGCGGACGAGGGCGTCGCGCGGCACGCCTACCGCGTCTTTCACGACGGGAAAAAAGAGTACATCTGGGTTCAGCTTGAGCTGGCGGCCAGGCGGCAGGCCGACGGGACGTTTCTGCTGTACGGCGTGTACTCCGACATAACCGAGCGGCATCAACTGGAAAGCCGGCTCGCCGAGGCGCACGAAAAGACGCAGGACATCATCAACGCCATTCCTGGCGGCGTGGTGATCTACAAGGTTTCCGACATCTTTGAAACCGTCTATTTTTCCGACGGAGTGCCCGAGCTGAGCGGCTACACCGTCCGGGAATATCACGAGCTGATCAAGGGCGACGCCGCCGAGATGACCTATCCCGAAGATACGGCCATGGTCGTCGGCAAGCTGCGCCACGCGCTTGCGCGCAATGAGATTGCGGATTTTGAATTCCGCAAGAAGCATAAGGACGGCCATGCGGTCTGGGTGCATATCCAGGCCAAAAAGGTCGGGGAAGAAGGCGGTTTTCCGCTGCTCCAGTGCGTGTTCCACAATGTTTCGGCGTTGCGGAAGACCCAGCAGGAGATGGAGCACCTGGTCAACTCCATCCCCGGCGGCATCGCGGTCTACAACGTGACGGACACCCTTACGCCGGTCTTCTGTTCCGAAGGCGTGGCCGCGCTTTCAGGTTATACGAAAGAGGAATATCAGGCACTGCGGGGCAACGACGCCTTTCAGGCAGTATACGAAGAGGACCGGGAGCGGGTGCGGGCGGCGGTGCTCCGCGCGGTGCGCAGCGGCGACCCCGTGGAAATATCCTACCGTATCCTTCACAAGGACGGCCGTCTGGTCTGGCTGCATCTGAACGGCAGGCGCATGGGCGCGCTGACCGATACCTCGACTTTTTATGCCGTATTTACCGGCATGTCGGCGGAGAGCAAACTCTATCAAAGCCTGGCCAACGAGGCCGCGGACGGCATCTACGTCATCGGCAGAGAGGATTACAGCCTGCTCTACGTCAATGAACGGGTCAATCTGTTCATAGACGAGAAAGCCCTGACTTCCGGCCGGAAATGCCATGCCGCCCTGCACGGCAGGCGGAAACCCTGCGAGTTCTGCAATCTTGACCGCCGCAACGACGGCCGGAAGCGCCAGGACATGGTGATTCCCGGCTCGGACAGGATCTATGCCACGGCCACGCGCGAGACCGACTGGAACGGCATTCCCGCCTATGTCAGGTATGTGACGGACATTACGGAAAAAGTACGCACCCGCAAGGAAAAGGAGCGGCTGGAGCGCTACTACCAGACCCTGATCCGCCATTTGCCCGGCGGCATTACGGTCCTGCGCTGCGCCGCCGACGGCGCCATCGTGCCGGAATTCATCTCGGACGGCTTTGCCGCCATGACCGGCATGACGCTTGAACAGGCCTATGCGCTGTACGGCAGCGACGCCGGCGCGGGCGTGCATCCCGAGGACGGGGAGTACGTCCTGGCCCGCATCCGCGGGCTGGTGGAAACGGGCCAAGATTCCTGTGAAACGGTTTACCGGCTGCGCAAGGGCGAACAGGGCTATATCTGGGTGAAAAACATTTCCGCCCTGATTCCGGATGAGGACGGCAACGCGCGGATTTACGCCGTGTTCAGCGACGTCACGGAGGACATGAACGAACGGGCCGAGCTGAGCCGCCGCTACAACAACATGCTTATAGAGCATCACAAGGGCCTTACGCACGGCGAGATCATCACGGGCCACTGCAACATCACCCGCAACTTTATTATTGAAATTACGGACCAGACCAACAGCCGCCTGCTGGAGACATTCGGCACTGTGCGTGAGCCGTTTTTCACGGGTCTGGCCGGGCTGGTCGTGGACGAGAACGAGCGCCGCGTTTTTCTGGAGCGCTTTCTCGCCCCGCCCCTGCGCGCGGCCTTTGCGCGGGACGAGGTCAAGCATGAACTGGAGTGCTTCGTCAAATTGCCCACCGAGACGCAGGGCCGCTATGTCCGGGTCGTGGTCAAACTGGTGGTCTCCCCGGACAGCGGCGATCTCATCGGCGTTCTTTCCGTGCTGGACGTGACCGAGCAGAAGATTTCGGAACAGATCCTGAACCGTCTGTCCCACGCGAGCTATGATTTCCTTGCGGATGTGGACCTGCGGCGCGACCGCTACAAGGTGCTTTCCTTCAATCACCAGGCCAGCGCGCTGCCGCCGTCCGAGGGCGGCTATACCGCGCAGGCCGCTTACCTCTTCCAGTCCCTGGTGGTGCCCAAGGACAAGGAGATTTGCGCCAGGATGCTCGACCTGGGCTACATGCGGCAGCGTCTGGAAAAAGAGGGCTCCTACTCTTTCCACTATTCCCTGACGGACGAGAACGGCGAAATCCTGACCAAAAACATGGTCGTCTTTTCCATTGACAAAAAGCTGGGCCGGGTCTGCCTTTCCCGGACGGACATTACGGAATCCGTGCGGGAGCAGAAGGCTCTGCTCAACATGCTGGCCTACACCTTTGATCTGGCCGGCTTCCTCAACCTCGCCACCGGCGGTTTCGTCATTCACACCCGGGAAACCGTGCTCCGCAACCTTGCCCCGTATACCACGGAGGATTTTGACCTGGCCCTGGAGAAGTTCATCCGCCATGCCGACACGGAAGAGGGCCAGGACGAAATACGCGGGCAATTGTCCGTGGAAGTCATGCTGGCGCGCTTGGCCGAACATCCCGAAGGCTATGAATTCACTTTTCCCTGCCGCTCCGATGCCGGGCTCCGCCACAAGCAGATCAGCGTTCTCTGGGGCGGGGAAAATCACCAGACCGTCTGCCTGGTGCGGGCTGACGTGACCGACGTGCTCAGGGCGGACCAGCAGACCAGGGAGCAGTTGAAAAACGCGCTCACCCTCGCCCGGGAAGCCAGCCAGGCCAAGACCGACTTCCTTTCCTCCATGAGCCACGACATCCGCACGCCCATGAACGCCATTGTCGGCATGACCGAACTTGCCCTGGCCCGGCGCGACAATCCCGTTCAGATTGACGAGAGCCTTGCCGTCATCAGGACCGCCTCGGAGCACCTCCTGCGCCTGATCAATGATATCCTGGACATGAGCCGCATTGAAAGCGGCCATATAGTTCTGGTCAAGGAGCTGTTCAGCCAGCGGGAGGAAGTGGAAAAAATCGTGACCCGGGCCCTGGCCCTGGCCGGGAAAAAGGGACTGGCCTTCAGTCATTCCTTCCAGGTCCGCCATGACAAATGTATCGGCGACATTTTGCGCATCCACCAGATTCTCGAAAATCTGATCAGCAACGCCGTCAAGTTCACGCCCGAGGGGGGCCGCGTCTCCCTCGCCGTCACGGAACTGCCGCAAAAAAACGGGCAGATCGGCTGGTACCGCTTTGTGGTTGCGGATACCGGCATCGGCATCGGCCCGGAGGATATTCCGCATATCTTCGAGGTGTTCTTCCGGGTGGAAAACTTGCGCGTCGGACATACGGAAGGCACGGGCCTGGGGCTCTCCATCATCAAAAATATTGTGGACTACAAGGGCGGCACCATCAAAGTGGAGAGCGAGCCGGGCCAGGGCACGCGCTTTACGGTGGACCTGCCCCTGCACCTGGCGGACGCGCCGGACGCCCAGGCCCCGCCGGAGGTCGCGGAGAGTGCCGAAGAGAATGTGGACATTTCCGGCCTGCGCGTGCTGCTGGTGGAGGACAATGAGGTGAACCAGCTGGTGGCGCAGCGGATTCTTGAAAGCGAAGGCGTGGCGGTGAGCATCGCCGACAACGGCAAGGCGGGTTGGGAAGCCTTTGAGAGCAGCGCGCCGGATGCCTTTGACGCCGTTTTCATGGATATCCAGATGCCGGTCATGGACGGCTATGAAGCCACCCGCGCCATACGGCGGAGCGGGCATGCCCGCGCGGCGGACATTCCCGTCATCGCCATGACGGCCAATGCTTTTGCCGGGGACGTCCGGCGCTGCCTGAACGCGGGGATGAACGCCCATATCGCCAAGCCCATCGAGCCGGGAAAGCTCTTTGAGCTCTTGTGGAAACACACAAGGGGCCGCGCCTCCTGA